The following DNA comes from Lathamus discolor isolate bLatDis1 chromosome 5, bLatDis1.hap1, whole genome shotgun sequence.
CTTGCCCACGATCAGCAGGTAgcacagccccatggccagcACCGGCAGCAGGAACCCCAGCAGGGTGGTGTAGACCACGAAAGCGGCCGACCAAGCCGGGCTCGGCCAGAGGAGGTTGCAGGCCACCGCTTGGCCATCGCGGGTCGTTGCGGTGCCGGCGAAGATGGGGATGGGCGAAGCCACCAGCAAGGAGAGGAGCCACACGCCGCCGTTGACCATCTTGGCCACCCGAGGACGGCGGTAGGTGGCCGCCCGCAGCGGGTGCACCACCGCGATGTAGCGGTCCAGGCTGAGGACGGTCAAGCAGAAGACGCTGGTGAACATGTTGAGCCCATCGACGCCCAGCACGGTGCGGCACAGGGCCCGGCCGAAGGGCCAGTGGTGGAGGGCGGCCGACGTGGCCACGAAGGGGATGCTGAGCATGAAGAGTTCGTCGGCGATGGCCAAGTTGAGCAGGTAGATGTTGGTGGCCGTCTTCATCTTGGCGTAGCGCAGGATGACGAAGATCACCAGGGAGttgcccagcagccccagcaggcaCACCAGGGCGTAGATGCACTGGATCACCACCATGCCCACGATCTCGCCCGCCTTGCTGCCCCACTCCgcctgcccctgctgccagccGGCCTCCCCCGTGGCCATGCTGGTGTTGGGGGGCACCTCGGAGGAGGCCCAGCTGGATACGGTCCACAGGGACACGCTGGCCGCCTGGGACACTGCCGGGAGCTGCTCGGTGTCCGCACTCATGATGGGAGGTGGTCCATGGAtgggacactgccagggatggggggtCAGCCTGCAGGCAGGGCATGGGCAGAGAGAGACGGGGGTGAGAGCTGTGCACACCGGATGTGAAGCACGCTCCCCTGCCTTCCCTCTTGGatgggtcatagaatcatggaatggtttgtgctggaagggaccttacagctcctccagctccaacccctgccccgggcagggaccccttccactggagcagcttactccaagcccctgtgtccaacctggccttgagcactgccagggatggggcagcccccaccagtgctgccaccaccaccactcaCAGCCACATGCATTGGGCAGCTCCGGCTCTGGgcccccccagctccctccatccctgtccAGGCACCTGCAGGTCACTCctcagggcagcagcatccttttcCAGGCTGGAGCATCCCAGCTCTTGGGGGTCTTGTTGGGCATGGGGGGGGTGCCTTCACCATGCGTGGGGGCCTGCCAGTGACAAACCTGGCCTGGGTATCAGTGCCACCACCCCAATGAATCCCTGCACATCTCAATGGTGTCATTAACCCCTGCGGGGGgagcaaagggaaggagaaaccGAGGCGGGGGGGCGGCTATACGTTACCTCTCAATCCTCCAGGGACTGAAGGAGCCTCCTGCTTTGCTCCGGGGGGGCAGACGCTGGGATCTGCTCCGGTGGGATGCAGGGGCTGTTGGCAATGCAAAGTCCTGCTTGACCTGAATCAGATGACCAGAAGGATCCGGACCTTTTAAAGTGAAGGACAGACCGTGCGTGCCGGCTGGGAATGAAGCTCATCCCCATCACCCATTCCAGGGAAATCAGCTTGTCCATCGAGAATGCgccagcagaaagcagccaggATTCTGGTTCAGGCTCTCCCGGGGGGAGCAAAGCAGCGGACGTCCCCTTGCTCTGCCTCTCCGAGGGGTACGAGgtcccgctgccccccccccgaGGGGACACGCCATCCCCCGGGGCCCCTGCGCTGCGGGCGCTGCGGCGGACGGGATGCTGCAGCCCGGGCGCGGCGGTGATgggcgggagggagggatggagagaaggatgcagggagggaggggggggacgggacggggccTCCTCATCCTCCCGCACCCCCGGGTCCCTCCGGGGTGTCCCCGCCCGGGCAAGGCAGGAGATGCAGGCAGGTTGCCCTGGAaaccgcccccccctccccttcatCCGCACTCGCTCCCGCatccctccccctgccccgACATTCCTCACTGCAGGGAGGGACCCCCCTTTTCCACAGGAGGGGAGCATCCCGCAGCACCCGGCATCCAAACCCGGGGACCAGAGGGTGAGGGGGGTAAGGACCAGCCCAAACCTGGCCCCAAAACCTGTTATGTGCTGAAATCCTGCCCCCTGATCACAGAACcctagagtggtttgggttggaaaggaccttaaaatcatccagttccaaccccctgctacgggcagggaaAAGTCTACACCAAATTTCTTGGTGCAATGAGTGAAAATGGGGCAGAGATTCcatctttctatttttaactattattttttaagcatcTGTTGTGTTTATTGGGTATTTTATGTGATTCTTTGGTAGTTTGGCTGGTTTTTTCCTATGAGAGAGATCGAGGACATCCTCATGCCAAGaaaccagcaccagcagcacagcaacagCCCTGGTCTGGGGCGGGCAGCACCACATGCCATCACCTATGGGGCTGGGGACGTACTGATGGTGCAGCCCCATCCTCACCCTCCCACTTTGAGCCATCAAATGACTGtcttttcctcagtttcccccatCTCACGCTCCCAAGTCACGCTCCTGTGGGTCACGGAGATTTTGGGAAGTCAGGACggagctgggagcaggctggATGGGCTCATCTGTGTGTGGATGGGGTtctgcagggctgggaaagGAGCTAAACACGTGTATTATATTACAGAGAACATGCATGGGAAAGCAGGTGCATTTTTCCTCTTGGTGCTTAAATATACAACCATAGTTAATTGAGCAGCTGGTGAGGATGTTTTGGCTATGACATCCCAGCTTAAATACCATGGATGTGGAGAAGCACAGAGGGAGCTGGTACCCGGAGCTGCAGGGACCATGGGGCTGGGCACGGAGACCCCACCTCCACACGCTGCTCCCCCTCCACCTCCATGAGGTGTTTTAATAGGGAGAAAATGACACAGAATTCCCTGTGTCAGCGGGTGCTGGGATGGACACGGAGGCCACCAGGCTCCAGGCGTTCCTGTTGCAGCCGGCGACCGGAAAATGGGGAATAAAACAATGAAACTGCCTGGAGATTACATCGGCCCGAGGAACAGGAAATGGTTAAATGCTCCTTTACTGTAAGGGAGGAAACTCCTTCGCATCGAGCAGGACTTCTGCCCACATTGTGCTGCTGGTTATGAGTGCTTTGGGTGGGGAGAGCGGGCACGAAGAGCTTTGGCTGCACCACAACGTTTCACGGTGGCTGGTGCCACAGGAGCCTCCTTATGGGTGGCTGTGGGTGCAATGACATGGGGCAACCTGTTAGTGCCCTGGCAATCgtaggatcccagcctggtttgggttggaagggagcttaaagctcctccagctccaaccctgccacactgagggaccccttccactggagcagcttgctccaagccccttgcccagcctggccttgaagcGCTCCTCCAGCAGCTTGGGAGCAGCTCTCCTGTTTGGGATGATTTCCCAAGGGATCCTGCATCATGTGCATAGGAAAGATGAGTTTCTCTAAGCCAAAGAGCCCCCCATTGCCAACAATAACGGGTTTAAACCCCCTCCTGGTGCTGTGCTCCGTGCTGAGCTCACCAggcttttccctccttccttccttgcatcCAAACCTCACGGAGCAGAGATTTGAGATGAGAGCTTCTCCCCCAAGTTATTTTAGTTGAGTCGCCCAAGCAGCCAGCCCAACCTGCTTTCCCTCAAGTGCAGCTCTCCAGATGGTCCATGTTAAAATAAACCCCAAGTCATTCCCTCCCCGAGACAGCATCAAGTGCTGCTtaaatagaatcatggaatggtttgggttggaagggacctgaaagctcctccagctccaacccctgccacgggcagggaccccttccactggagcagcttgctccaagcccctgtgtccaacctggccttgagcactgccagggatggggcagccacagcttcgcTGggtaagatctcatctcaagcTGAATAGTTCCTTTTCTGCCTGCAACATAAAAATCCACCTTGAAACACAGCCAGAAGTGTTAAAATAGGCCATCAAAAATGTCTTGTTCTCTGATCAGAATGAAACGCTAATGAAATGCGGTGCTGGGCAGAGCAGGCGCTGGgggctattttttcccctttcaggctatttttgtgtttaaatcttttccttaaaaaagaaatgtggtTCAGAAATGGAACTGCTGAAATATTCCGACTTGAAAATGTCTGGAAAATAGGCTTTAAAACGGCTCCAAGCTCTTATCCCAGGATGGAAATGGTgcttccagcccctgccaggcTCCGGGGCACAGCTGGTAAAGCTCACACCAGGGACTCTGCTTTGGAGGAGCTGTAGATGGATGTACCCAGTGGGAACATATACATGGGCTATAACACGGGGCTGTGTCGAATTAGCCCCATTTCCATACCTCAGTGGTGGTGTGAACACTGGGCGCGATGAGGAACGTTCCGTTCCCTGCTGTTAGCGTGGCTCATGTTAACTCATTGCCACCAACTTACATCTGGTTCCTCATCTGATTAGAAGCCAGGGCACACTGAGGGCTTTGTAGGGCTGAATCCAGCCGGGGGAGTGCATCAGGGCTGGGGGTCTCTTCACCGTCaccattgaatcatagaatcagctgggttggaaaagacctttgctATCATTaaatccaaccattaccccaaggccaccactaacccattgTCGCAGTGGTGCCACCACCTTGtcagcatccaggagctgcTTTCCCAGCTAAAACCAGGCTAATCCCTGCAGTGAGACCTGGATTAATACAAACACGAGGCAGCCAAATGTGCATTTTCTCCACTCTCAGCCTTTAAAGCTTGAATATTAAACGTGAGCATCTTCGCTTTGCAGCATTTATATACGTTCCCTTCTGGCTGGGTTATGTTATGCACGAGCCAAAAAGACTTTGTATTCTGATAGAACATTGTGCAGttaggaaggaggagaaggaaatcATCAAATCCCAAACGGTtgtggattggaagggaccttaaagatcccagaatcccagcctgggttggcttggaagggaccttaaagctcatccagtcccaacccctgccgcAGACAGGGGAATCAGACTCGAACAGTTGACCCCGCTGCTCCAACTTGAATCTTAGTGGTACAGCATTAATGATTCCATCAGTTCACCCACGAAGAGCCCTCTCAAAGGGCTGCTCAACAGAAGAGCCAGGGTCATCCCCAAGGGTGGTAGCTGCCTCTGAGCAAGTACAGCATCATGGCCGGTGGCAGAgaagaagcaaaaggaagagaaaatgagtCACAAACGCTTAATAAATTTCaatgaaatgtaaattaaaacaaaaaaccccagttgATTTtacatgaaatgaaaaactAATCACCAAGGGGATAATGCGGCTCCCGCTGGGGCAGAACAGCCtagcacagaaggaaaagaggtgTAAAATGCTTTCAATCATGTTATAGAG
Coding sequences within:
- the SSTR4 gene encoding somatostatin receptor type 4 gives rise to the protein MSADTEQLPAVSQAASVSLWTVSSWASSEVPPNTSMATGEAGWQQGQAEWGSKAGEIVGMVVIQCIYALVCLLGLLGNSLVIFVILRYAKMKTATNIYLLNLAIADELFMLSIPFVATSAALHHWPFGRALCRTVLGVDGLNMFTSVFCLTVLSLDRYIAVVHPLRAATYRRPRVAKMVNGGVWLLSLLVASPIPIFAGTATTRDGQAVACNLLWPSPAWSAAFVVYTTLLGFLLPVLAMGLCYLLIVGKMRAVAQRVGWQQRRRSEGKLTRLVLMVVAMFVVCWMPFYVVQLVNLLLPGRLDATVNNASLILSYSNSCANPILYGFLSENFRHSFHGVLRRCLDASLCCCHAGEGATEEEEEEEEPLDYCAAPRGDDKGKGCVCPALSCQQDPGLPEPCCKPAPLLARTTTF